A single region of the Pseudomonadota bacterium genome encodes:
- a CDS encoding radical SAM protein, giving the protein MFKRYKLSKYNILVQHEDVWLLYNQVSGTLIKLNDRLKDFQKIADSTLCLSKFKRKLRKHKFLVPVDEDEFATFRQTDVDHLNNNQEKKFVIVVTSRCNAACFYCYEKECKEYCMATDMSSDVQDQLVRFIDHCISSTPTINFSITWYGGEPLLCPNIVCDLAKKIKDVCKNRGVKFSNNIITNGTLLDNEMIDRLLSINCRSVQITIDGMREIHDARRPLIGANPSSYDIIMENLIAGYSKGLEIDVRSNLDYSNSEQYKQFLDDILNKGLNQRNSAGGIVNPSPAMTRFPNQLGMKQEDFAIVTNDTIQALKGKTEVYRFLAPTLPGCMKNMRFYYTIAPNGNVTKCIGGISDEDAIGTIYDMKLAEEDSAIAISPCEDTECVHCPILPSCGGGCVERHKKYNCEKCHYGGCQTIRWTINNAIVGLYYFLLHRGELGGDKE; this is encoded by the coding sequence ATGTTTAAAAGGTATAAACTTTCTAAATACAACATATTGGTGCAGCATGAAGATGTTTGGTTATTGTACAACCAAGTGTCTGGCACATTGATAAAATTGAATGATCGATTAAAGGATTTTCAAAAAATAGCCGACAGCACATTATGTTTAAGTAAGTTCAAAAGAAAGCTTCGCAAACACAAATTTTTAGTGCCTGTTGATGAGGATGAGTTTGCAACTTTTCGACAAACTGATGTAGATCATCTTAACAACAATCAAGAGAAGAAATTTGTCATTGTTGTGACTAGTCGCTGCAATGCAGCTTGTTTTTATTGTTATGAAAAAGAGTGCAAAGAATATTGCATGGCTACCGACATGTCATCCGATGTACAAGATCAGCTTGTGCGATTTATTGACCATTGTATTTCTTCCACCCCTACAATAAATTTTTCTATAACTTGGTATGGCGGCGAGCCGTTGTTGTGCCCAAATATAGTATGTGATCTTGCCAAAAAAATTAAAGATGTTTGCAAAAATAGAGGGGTGAAATTCTCAAACAATATTATTACTAACGGCACATTATTAGACAACGAAATGATAGATCGATTGCTGTCAATCAATTGTCGTAGTGTTCAAATTACTATTGATGGGATGCGTGAAATACATGACGCAAGAAGACCTTTAATTGGTGCCAACCCATCTTCTTATGACATTATTATGGAGAACTTAATTGCTGGATATTCTAAGGGATTGGAAATAGATGTGCGAAGTAATCTTGATTACTCAAACTCTGAACAATACAAGCAATTTTTAGATGATATATTAAACAAAGGTCTCAATCAGAGAAATTCTGCCGGTGGTATTGTTAATCCATCGCCAGCGATGACTCGATTTCCAAATCAATTGGGCATGAAGCAAGAAGATTTTGCCATTGTGACCAATGATACTATTCAAGCATTGAAAGGAAAGACAGAAGTATATAGGTTTCTTGCTCCTACCTTACCGGGGTGCATGAAGAATATGAGATTTTATTACACAATAGCTCCAAACGGTAATGTGACCAAATGTATTGGTGGAATAAGCGACGAAGACGCCATTGGAACCATATATGACATGAAACTGGCAGAGGAAGACAGTGCTATAGCAATTAGTCCCTGTGAAGATACGGAGTGTGTTCATTGCCCCATATTACCTAGTTGTGGTGGAGGTTGTGTAGAACGACACAAGAAATACAATTGTGAAAAATGCCATTATGGTGGTTGTCAAACAATTCGATGGACTATCAATAATGCAATTGTAGGATTGTATTATTTCTTATTGCACAGAGGAGAACTCGGAGGAGATAAAGAGTAA
- a CDS encoding 4Fe-4S cluster-binding domain-containing protein, with product MKNLSFYVCQTVNESGEKVYFNTLTRQQLPISATFDELESNLFLSGQERESLLKLLIIHDPPKFLNFNIAPTLECNLRCTHCNFSHLLEAKQQKPLNVDKICDFIIRSNVKDICIFFYGGENLLEEEKCHEVIDKIKSHANILHIGMVSNLTIDLNERRLSLIEKLSQLSISLDGGNDLLNDAQRIPLTGNWSPFEKTTNNLKILITKGLRHKINLKASFGDASNTPELRKEYYLFALQFGFKPEQINIGLIGPHSECRKTTKSFADILLKPIFTPTWCCKYRHEVLLTDYTENIFSDYYTYTKIGNLSDSLSTIIERRNDLILKTMPLLNDTKCMKCQAAGYCWGSCAMLDFVGGKSNFCDPVALQHQIQKMANDNKLC from the coding sequence ATGAAAAACCTATCTTTTTATGTCTGCCAAACTGTCAATGAGAGTGGGGAAAAAGTCTATTTTAACACCCTCACAAGGCAACAACTGCCCATTTCTGCGACCTTTGACGAGTTGGAGTCCAATTTGTTTTTATCGGGACAAGAAAGAGAGTCCTTGTTGAAATTGTTGATAATTCATGACCCCCCAAAGTTTCTAAACTTTAACATAGCACCAACATTGGAATGTAACTTACGATGCACACACTGCAACTTCTCGCATCTTTTAGAAGCAAAGCAACAAAAACCATTAAATGTTGATAAAATTTGTGATTTTATAATACGATCTAATGTCAAAGATATCTGCATATTTTTTTATGGTGGAGAAAACCTACTGGAAGAAGAAAAATGCCATGAAGTTATAGACAAGATCAAATCTCATGCAAACATTTTACACATAGGCATGGTCTCTAATCTAACGATTGATCTAAATGAAAGAAGATTATCTTTAATTGAAAAATTAAGCCAACTAAGCATTAGTTTAGATGGTGGTAATGATTTGTTGAACGATGCACAAAGAATACCACTCACAGGTAATTGGAGTCCATTTGAAAAAACAACCAATAATTTGAAAATATTAATAACCAAAGGACTGAGGCACAAAATCAATTTGAAAGCTTCTTTTGGCGATGCATCCAATACACCAGAACTACGAAAAGAATATTATCTCTTTGCTCTTCAGTTTGGATTTAAACCTGAACAAATAAACATAGGGCTTATCGGACCACATTCCGAGTGCAGGAAAACCACCAAATCTTTTGCTGATATATTGTTAAAACCTATATTCACGCCTACATGGTGTTGTAAATACAGACATGAAGTATTATTAACCGACTATACAGAAAATATATTTAGCGATTATTATACATATACAAAGATAGGAAATTTATCAGATAGTTTGAGTACAATCATAGAGAGAAGAAATGACCTAATTTTAAAAACCATGCCCTTGCTAAATGACACAAAATGCATGAAGTGTCAAGCAGCAGGGTATTGCTGGGGAAGCTGTGCGATGTTGGATTTTGTTGGGGGAAAAAGCAATTTTTGCGATCCAGTAGCTCTTCAACACCAAATACAAAAAATGGCCAATGACAACAAACTATGCTAA